One segment of Strix aluco isolate bStrAlu1 chromosome 4, bStrAlu1.hap1, whole genome shotgun sequence DNA contains the following:
- the BMF gene encoding bcl-2-modifying factor isoform X2, producing MDRPSYLEEDYSSLDGLDDDVFHSDDFGLAGNAGYRLHVPPVGFALDPHLQEEPREGQREARAEVQIARKLQCIADQFHRLHIQRHQQNRNQVWWQLFLFLHNLALNAEANRNHTGQR from the exons ATGGATCGCCCCAGCTACCTGGAAGAGGACTATTCTAGCCTGGATGGGCTGGACGATGACGTGTTTCACTCTGATGACTTTGGACTTGCAG GCAATGCTGGTTACCGTTTACACGTCCCTCCAGTTGGCTTTGCGTTGGATCCGCACCTCCAAGAGGAGCCTCGGGAAGGTCAGCGGGAAGCACGTGCCGAGGTGCAGATTGCACGGAAGTTGCAGTGCATTGCCGACCAGTTCCACCGGCTCCACATACAGAGG catcagcagaacagaaatcaAGTGTGGTGGCAGCTTTTTCTCTTCCTACACAACTTGGCCTTAAATGCGGAGGCGAACAGGAACCACACTGGGCAGAGGTGA
- the BMF gene encoding bcl-2-modifying factor isoform X1 yields the protein MDRPSYLEEDYSSLDGLDDDVFHSDDFGLAGQPGEMTATGIFTQNQSYSCLLGRFQLFPLTHCCGPGIRHPEQQDKATQTLSPSSSSQDVMLPCGVTEEPRRLFYGNAGYRLHVPPVGFALDPHLQEEPREGQREARAEVQIARKLQCIADQFHRLHIQRHQQNRNQVWWQLFLFLHNLALNAEANRNHTGQR from the exons ATGGATCGCCCCAGCTACCTGGAAGAGGACTATTCTAGCCTGGATGGGCTGGACGATGACGTGTTTCACTCTGATGACTTTGGACTTGCAGGTCAGCCTGGTGAGATGACTGCAACTGGCATTTTCACACAGAACCAGTCCTACAGCTGCCTTCTGGGGAGGTTTCAACTATTCCCCCTCACACACTGCTGTGGTCCCGGTATCAGGCATCCTGAGCAGCAGGACAAGGCAACTCAAACACTCAGCCCGTCCTCTTCCAGTCAGGATGTTATGTTGCCTTGTGGAGTCACTGAAGAGCCCCGGAGACTCTTCTATG GCAATGCTGGTTACCGTTTACACGTCCCTCCAGTTGGCTTTGCGTTGGATCCGCACCTCCAAGAGGAGCCTCGGGAAGGTCAGCGGGAAGCACGTGCCGAGGTGCAGATTGCACGGAAGTTGCAGTGCATTGCCGACCAGTTCCACCGGCTCCACATACAGAGG catcagcagaacagaaatcaAGTGTGGTGGCAGCTTTTTCTCTTCCTACACAACTTGGCCTTAAATGCGGAGGCGAACAGGAACCACACTGGGCAGAGGTGA
- the BMF gene encoding bcl-2-modifying factor isoform X3, giving the protein MDRPSYLEEDYSSLDGLDDDVFHSDDFGLAGQPGEMTATGIFTQNQSYSCLLGRFQLFPLTHCCGPGIRHPEQQDKATQTLSPSSSSQDVMLPCGVTEEPRRLFYGNAGYRLHVPPVGFALDPHLQEEPREGQREARAEVQIARKLQCIADQFHRLHIQRHQQNRNQVWWQLFLFLHNLALNAEANRNHTGQRCSM; this is encoded by the exons ATGGATCGCCCCAGCTACCTGGAAGAGGACTATTCTAGCCTGGATGGGCTGGACGATGACGTGTTTCACTCTGATGACTTTGGACTTGCAGGTCAGCCTGGTGAGATGACTGCAACTGGCATTTTCACACAGAACCAGTCCTACAGCTGCCTTCTGGGGAGGTTTCAACTATTCCCCCTCACACACTGCTGTGGTCCCGGTATCAGGCATCCTGAGCAGCAGGACAAGGCAACTCAAACACTCAGCCCGTCCTCTTCCAGTCAGGATGTTATGTTGCCTTGTGGAGTCACTGAAGAGCCCCGGAGACTCTTCTATG GCAATGCTGGTTACCGTTTACACGTCCCTCCAGTTGGCTTTGCGTTGGATCCGCACCTCCAAGAGGAGCCTCGGGAAGGTCAGCGGGAAGCACGTGCCGAGGTGCAGATTGCACGGAAGTTGCAGTGCATTGCCGACCAGTTCCACCGGCTCCACATACAGAGG catcagcagaacagaaatcaAGTGTGGTGGCAGCTTTTTCTCTTCCTACACAACTTGGCCTTAAATGCGGAGGCGAACAGGAACCACACTGGGCAGAG